A single region of the Peromyscus eremicus chromosome 16_21, PerEre_H2_v1, whole genome shotgun sequence genome encodes:
- the Pgc gene encoding gastricsin, protein MKWMVVALLCLPLLEAAFCRIPLKKMKTIRETMKEKGVLNDFLKAHKYDPGQKYRFGNFGDFSVLYEPIAYMDAAYFGEISIGTPPQNFLVLFDTGSSNLWVPSVYCQSEACTTHPRYNPSKSSTYYTEGQTFSLQYGTGSLTGFFGYDTLTLQGVQVPNQEFGLSETEPGTNFVYAQFDGIMGLAYPDLSAGGATTAMQGLLQEGALSQPLFGVYLGSQEGSNGGQIVFGGVDENLYTGEITWIPVIQELYWKISIDDFIIGGEASGWCSEGCQGIVDTGTSLLTMPTQYLSDLLQIIGAEEGEYGEYFVSCDSVSSLPTLSFVLNGVQFPLSPSSYIMQEDGYCMVGLESSPLTSEDGQPIWILGDVFLRSYYAIFDMGNNRVGLATAV, encoded by the exons ATGAAGTGGATGGTCGtagccttgctctgcctcccactcCTGGAGGCAG CCTTCTGCAGGATCCCCCTGAAGAAAATGAAGACTATCCGTGAGACCATGAAAGAAAAGGGTGTGCTCAATGATTTTCTGAAAGCCCACAAGTATGACCCTGGCCAGAAGTACCGCTTTGGCAACTTTGGTGACTTCAGTGTACTCTACGAGCCCATAGCTTACATGGAC GCAGCCTACTTTGGCGAGATCAGCATCGGGACTCCACCCCAGAACTTCCTGGTCCTTTTCGACACTGGCTCCTCCAACCTGTGGGTGCCTTCTGTCTACTGCCAGAGCGAGGCCTGCA CCACACACCCCCGCTACAACCCCAGCAAGTCCTCCACCTACTACACCGAAGGGCAGACCTTCTCCCTGCAGTATGGCACCGGCAGCCTTACCGGCTTCTTCGGCTACGACACTCTGACC CTCCAAGGCGTTCAGGTCCCCAACCAGGAGTTTGGCCTCAGTGAGACCGAGCCCGGTACCAATTTTGTCTACGCACAATTCGATGGCATCATGGGCCTGGCCTACCCCGACCTGTCTGCAgggggcgccaccaccgccatgcaggGCTTGTTGCAGGAGGGCGCTCTCTCCCAGCCCCTCTTCGGTGTCTACCTCGGCAG CCAGGAGGGATCTAACGGTGGACAGATTGTTTTCGGAGGTGTGGATGAGAACCTGTACACTGGGGAGATCACCTGGATTCCTGTGATCCAGGAGCTCTACTGGAAGATTAGCATTGACGA CTTCATCATTGGTGGCGAGGCCTCTGGCTGGTGTTCCGAGGGCTGCCAAGGTATTGTGGACACAGGCACCTCCCTGCTCACCATGCCCACCCAGTACCTGAGTGACCTTCTGCAGATCATCGGAGCCGAGGAAGGAGAGTATGGAGAG TATTTTGTGAGCTGTGACAGTGTCAGCAGCCTGCCTACCCTCAGCTTTGTCCTCAACGGTGTCCAGTTCCCTCTGTCACCCTCTTCCTACATCATGCAG GAGGATGGTTACTGCATGGTGGGCCTTGAGTCCtcccctctgacctctgaggatgGCCAGCCCATCTGGATCCTTGGGGATGTCTTCCTCAGGTCTTACTACGCCATCTTCGACATGGGCAATAACAGGGTGGGCCTCGCCACTGCCGTCTAG